A region of Malaciobacter marinus DNA encodes the following proteins:
- a CDS encoding MotA/TolQ/ExbB proton channel family protein yields MIKYILTVLLLINSSFALDLNSLLNNVKQSSNKEIIQENKRLKDFIENKNRQKELLNKTKRELKQENLETARLKKIIEKNEKILAKKESELNIKIGDLGEMFGSVRQTSADFLTSYKRSFTASQFPQKKEVFTKFSNSKKLPTIDELTTFWHTMLDEIIQSGNISKYEATVIAHNGEKNTQEVTRVGQFSAFSKGEFLTYSDDMNALIELSVQPASSYKDSAKEFENSSNEIKNILIDPTKGTLFTMLGNNPTLMDRINQGGIVGYIILTLGGLGLLFAIYKMIVLNIIHTKIRKQRKDISKYDDSNSLGKIAGIFYKNINDSISDLEIKIGEAILKETNNIKKGQSFVKLLAAVTPLLGLLGTVTGMIATFQAITLFGTGDPKLMAGGISTALITTVLGLVTAIPLLFAYTYISSKSEAIVSILEEQSIGMLAKNLKQND; encoded by the coding sequence ATGATTAAATATATATTAACTGTATTATTACTTATAAATTCAAGTTTTGCCCTTGATTTAAACTCTTTACTAAATAATGTTAAACAATCTTCTAATAAAGAAATAATTCAAGAGAATAAAAGATTAAAAGATTTTATTGAAAATAAAAATAGACAAAAAGAGCTATTAAATAAAACAAAAAGAGAGTTAAAACAAGAGAATCTTGAAACAGCAAGACTTAAAAAGATTATTGAGAAAAATGAAAAAATCTTGGCTAAAAAAGAGTCAGAACTAAATATTAAAATTGGTGATTTAGGTGAAATGTTTGGAAGTGTTAGACAAACATCAGCTGACTTTTTGACAAGTTATAAAAGAAGTTTCACAGCATCACAGTTTCCACAAAAGAAAGAAGTTTTCACAAAATTCTCTAATTCGAAAAAACTTCCAACAATTGATGAACTTACAACATTTTGGCATACAATGTTAGATGAAATTATTCAAAGTGGAAATATTTCAAAATATGAAGCAACTGTTATTGCACATAATGGAGAAAAAAATACTCAAGAAGTTACAAGAGTTGGTCAGTTTTCGGCTTTTTCAAAGGGAGAATTTTTAACATATTCTGATGATATGAATGCTTTGATTGAATTATCAGTTCAACCAGCATCAAGCTATAAAGATAGTGCAAAAGAGTTTGAAAATAGTTCAAATGAGATTAAAAATATTTTAATTGACCCAACAAAAGGTACACTTTTTACAATGCTTGGAAATAATCCAACACTAATGGATAGAATAAATCAAGGTGGAATTGTAGGATATATTATTCTTACATTAGGTGGACTTGGTTTACTTTTTGCAATTTATAAAATGATAGTTTTAAATATCATTCATACAAAAATAAGAAAGCAAAGAAAAGATATCTCAAAATATGATGACTCAAACTCTTTAGGAAAAATAGCAGGAATATTTTATAAGAATATAAATGATTCAATAAGTGATTTAGAGATTAAAATTGGTGAAGCAATATTAAAAGAAACAAATAATATCAAAAAAGGACAAAGTTTCGTAAAACTACTTGCAGCAGTAACTCCACTACTTGGATTACTAGGAACTGTTACAGGTATGATTGCAACTTTCCAAGCAATCACTTTATTTGGTACAGGTGACCCAAAACTAATGGCTGGAGGTATCTCAACAGCTTTAATTACAACAGTTTTAGGTTTAGTTACAGCAATTCCTTTACTTTTTGCATATACATACATCTCTTCAAAATCAGAAGCAATTGTATCTATTTTAGAAGAGCAAAGTATTGGAATGTTAGCAAAAAATTTAAAACAAAATGATTGA
- a CDS encoding ExbD/TolR family protein — protein MRRFSHKNNKEETEINLTPMLDVVFIMLIFFIVTTSFVKEAGVEVNRPSAKTSQQKAQANILIAIKNNDEIWIDKRMVDIRAVRSNIERLKATNSQNSVVVQSDKDSRTGVLVKVMDQVRLAGITNISISTLKN, from the coding sequence ATGAGAAGATTTTCCCACAAAAATAATAAAGAAGAGACAGAGATAAACCTAACTCCTATGCTTGATGTAGTATTTATTATGCTTATATTTTTTATTGTAACTACATCATTTGTTAAAGAAGCTGGGGTTGAAGTAAATAGACCAAGTGCGAAAACAAGTCAGCAAAAAGCACAAGCAAATATATTAATTGCAATTAAAAACAATGATGAAATTTGGATTGATAAAAGAATGGTTGACATAAGAGCAGTTAGATCAAATATTGAAAGATTAAAAGCTACTAATTCACAAAATAGCGTTGTAGTTCAATCAGATAAAGACTCAAGAACTGGTGTTTTAGTAAAAGTTATGGATCAAGTAAGACTTGCAGGTATTACAAATATTTCAATCTCAACATTAAAGAATTGA
- a CDS encoding TonB-dependent siderophore receptor translates to MNKKFLKRNLCISLSSFLLTGELLFAQESTKLDEVNIIENAISSYQSEEKIKLNRTGIDIEDTAKSIQVFNEAFIQDANLQNIDDIIELSSNTVYTGNTDGKSTNISMRGFSSVPILIDGLKVTNKIPNPEVFALDSVEVQKGPDSLQYGQSSPGGIVNLVKKKPSKESMANLEFEINDNPSYKPKIDITGSLNKNKSLYYKLISTYKYDKGYTNSNTNTNKIFIAPSLAYDINDNNTFTFISEYNKETSPTNFGTNVNSKGELVAPIKNVTSHPDEEFERTQKVLGFDFDSKYNTWSSNFKYRYIKHIRDYGNVYLPLMYNEATNEVTRFPANQRGEFKEHALQYTFNKEFQILNIKNNISIGADYNKSTSQGSSNIAMHPYNINLSNPVYEQHINPVDSYNITRDMSQAKTSVKSWGMFLQDSINLTDKLIFNAGLRYSESKPQEGQKSDAITPSFGLVYHITNKTSLYTSYSESFTPNSAIDKSGNVLDPETGKGYEFGIKQKLFNDKLNLTTAVFKIEKENIALADPNAPSLSGWSVPSGKQESHGFEIDLVGDITQNWSMIASYGYTKTKDKNNDDNNLRNIPKHTANIFTKYKLSAFDLANFYVGAGARYIGSKYADDANSIKLDSTIVYNATIGYKKGNWKANLSVQNLTDEEYVDGSASGTTSDTRVYIGEPRAVLATISYKF, encoded by the coding sequence ATGAATAAAAAATTTCTTAAAAGGAATTTATGCATAAGTCTTTCTTCTTTTTTATTAACAGGTGAATTACTTTTTGCACAAGAGAGTACAAAATTAGATGAAGTTAATATAATTGAAAATGCTATTTCAAGTTATCAAAGTGAAGAAAAAATAAAATTAAATCGTACAGGCATTGATATAGAAGATACTGCAAAATCTATTCAAGTTTTTAATGAGGCTTTTATTCAAGATGCCAATCTTCAAAATATTGATGATATTATAGAGTTATCATCAAATACTGTTTATACTGGCAATACAGATGGGAAATCAACTAATATTTCCATGAGAGGATTTTCATCAGTTCCTATTTTAATTGATGGATTAAAAGTTACAAATAAAATTCCTAATCCAGAAGTATTTGCTTTGGATTCAGTTGAAGTACAAAAAGGACCTGATTCTTTACAATATGGACAATCAAGTCCAGGCGGAATTGTAAATTTAGTTAAGAAAAAACCCTCAAAAGAGTCTATGGCAAATTTAGAGTTTGAAATAAATGACAATCCCTCATATAAGCCAAAAATTGATATTACTGGAAGTTTAAATAAAAATAAATCACTATATTATAAGCTTATTTCTACTTATAAATATGATAAGGGATATACAAATAGCAATACAAATACAAATAAAATATTTATTGCTCCTAGTTTAGCATATGATATAAATGATAATAATACTTTTACTTTTATTAGTGAATACAATAAAGAAACATCTCCTACAAATTTTGGAACTAATGTAAATAGTAAAGGAGAACTTGTAGCACCAATCAAAAATGTCACTTCTCATCCAGATGAAGAGTTTGAAAGAACTCAAAAAGTTCTTGGCTTTGATTTTGATAGTAAATACAACACTTGGAGTTCTAATTTTAAATATAGATATATTAAACATATAAGAGATTATGGAAATGTTTATTTACCTCTTATGTATAATGAAGCCACAAATGAAGTGACAAGATTTCCTGCAAATCAAAGAGGTGAATTTAAAGAACATGCTTTACAATATACTTTTAATAAAGAGTTTCAAATACTTAATATAAAAAATAATATTAGCATTGGAGCTGATTATAATAAATCAACTTCTCAAGGAAGTTCAAATATTGCAATGCATCCTTATAATATAAATCTTTCAAATCCTGTTTATGAACAGCACATAAATCCTGTAGATTCATATAATATAACAAGAGATATGTCACAAGCAAAAACAAGTGTTAAATCTTGGGGAATGTTTCTACAAGATAGTATAAATCTTACAGATAAACTAATATTTAATGCAGGACTAAGATATAGTGAATCTAAACCTCAAGAGGGACAAAAAAGTGATGCTATTACTCCATCTTTTGGATTGGTTTATCATATTACAAATAAAACAAGTTTATATACAAGCTACTCTGAATCATTTACTCCAAATAGCGCCATAGATAAAAGTGGAAATGTTTTAGATCCTGAAACAGGAAAAGGTTATGAATTTGGAATTAAACAAAAACTATTTAATGATAAATTAAATTTAACAACTGCTGTGTTTAAAATAGAAAAAGAGAATATTGCATTAGCAGATCCAAATGCTCCATCTCTTAGTGGATGGTCAGTTCCAAGTGGAAAACAAGAAAGTCATGGATTTGAAATTGATTTAGTAGGAGATATTACACAAAATTGGTCTATGATTGCTTCATATGGATATACAAAAACAAAAGATAAGAACAACGATGATAACAACTTAAGAAATATTCCAAAACATACTGCTAATATTTTTACAAAATATAAACTATCAGCTTTTGACTTAGCAAATTTTTATGTGGGTGCAGGAGCTAGATATATTGGAAGTAAATATGCAGATGATGCAAATAGCATAAAACTAGACTCAACTATTGTTTATAATGCAACAATTGGCTATAAAAAAGGAAACTGGAAAGCAAATCTTAGTGTTCAAAACTTAACAGATGAAGAGTATGTAGATGGTTCAGCTTCAGGGACTACAAGTGATACACGAGTATATATAGGAGAGCCAAGAGCCGTTCTTGCAACTATAAGTTATAAATTTTAA
- a CDS encoding PepSY-associated TM helix domain-containing protein, translating to MQESKSKLFKQRLFRIHIAAGVIFSIIMYIAIFFGIFAILLPYIKTWEKPSRHIQTTDIFNIDYNYMINKVLEDESFPKDDILINLPGRMNDPAVIITNPFVKPIAFNPTTKERLEDETKEKSHLADFLNELHYGQPLKLIGRLSFGFVAVGTLVLTITGLILIYLFKFANKGKNQQAVFSKIHVKVFTWAFLPFLLITLSGAVMNVGLISSGPMSKIVSKGQAKAIDEVVGKVLFEENKPIKKLNEPTKMLELKELLKKASKVNPDLTFKQIRLKNWNDKSSQVEIVGYNPYKPFLNGGIFNRPTVTLNAQSGKLIKNQKVMDKVWPVFVAESLFFLHFLFGIDIFSRIIVAIIMALCAIAIGFAMMLYLEKKAKKYDKKITFYHWLGKFTLASMIGVIPATGVLFLLQWLLPFSLEHRVLWQQGIFYNVWLFTLFWSFFRINSYQASKEFLYSGGVIFILSAFIHSINSGFSFFELISFNLKNILTVDISLILFGAILIYVAKKLPSNRSEAKSFWILNKKVKDEKNI from the coding sequence ATGCAAGAGAGCAAATCAAAACTTTTTAAACAAAGACTTTTTAGAATTCATATCGCTGCTGGAGTAATTTTTTCTATAATTATGTATATTGCGATATTTTTTGGTATTTTTGCAATACTTCTTCCTTATATTAAAACATGGGAAAAACCATCAAGACATATCCAAACTACTGATATTTTTAATATAGATTATAATTATATGATAAATAAAGTTTTAGAAGATGAAAGTTTTCCAAAAGATGATATATTAATAAATCTTCCTGGAAGGATGAATGACCCCGCTGTTATAATTACAAACCCTTTTGTAAAGCCAATCGCTTTTAATCCTACAACAAAAGAGAGATTAGAGGATGAAACAAAAGAAAAATCTCATCTTGCTGATTTTTTAAATGAGCTACATTATGGGCAACCTTTAAAACTAATAGGTCGTTTATCTTTTGGCTTTGTAGCAGTTGGAACTTTAGTTTTAACTATTACAGGACTTATTTTAATATACTTATTTAAATTTGCAAATAAAGGGAAAAATCAACAAGCAGTATTTTCTAAAATACATGTAAAAGTATTTACTTGGGCATTTTTACCATTTTTACTTATTACTTTAAGTGGAGCTGTTATGAATGTTGGTTTAATAAGTTCAGGACCTATGTCAAAAATAGTTTCAAAAGGGCAAGCAAAAGCAATTGATGAAGTTGTAGGGAAAGTACTCTTTGAAGAGAATAAACCTATTAAAAAATTAAATGAACCAACAAAAATGCTTGAGTTAAAAGAGCTACTAAAAAAAGCTTCAAAAGTTAATCCTGACCTTACTTTTAAACAAATAAGATTAAAAAACTGGAATGACAAATCATCACAAGTAGAAATAGTAGGATATAACCCTTATAAACCATTTTTAAATGGAGGAATATTTAATCGTCCAACAGTTACTTTAAATGCCCAATCAGGAAAACTAATAAAAAATCAAAAAGTTATGGATAAAGTTTGGCCTGTATTTGTAGCTGAGAGTCTATTTTTCTTACATTTTTTATTTGGAATAGATATCTTTTCAAGAATTATAGTTGCAATTATTATGGCTTTATGTGCAATTGCAATTGGTTTTGCGATGATGTTATATTTAGAAAAAAAAGCTAAGAAGTATGATAAAAAAATTACATTTTATCACTGGTTAGGAAAATTTACTCTTGCAAGTATGATTGGTGTAATACCAGCAACTGGAGTGCTTTTTTTACTTCAATGGCTACTTCCTTTCTCTTTAGAGCATAGAGTACTTTGGCAACAAGGCATTTTTTATAATGTTTGGCTTTTTACTCTTTTTTGGTCTTTTTTTAGAATCAACTCTTATCAAGCTTCTAAAGAGTTTTTATACTCTGGTGGAGTAATTTTTATTCTTTCTGCATTTATTCACTCAATAAATTCTGGATTCTCTTTTTTTGAACTTATAAGTTTTAATCTAAAAAATATACTTACTGTGGATATTTCACTTATTCTATTTGGTGCAATTTTAATTTATGTTGCTAAAAAACTTCCTTCTAATAGAAGTGAAGCTAAATCATTTTGGATTTTAAATAAAAAGGTTAAAGATGAAAAAAATATCTAG
- a CDS encoding DUF3450 domain-containing protein, with translation MNWLLKIGFFSILSISSIMADEIDKSMNIIEKTNNKLKTYQKKIDNLDEKTQEILSVYKYTNAELKNSRIYNNQLRKILSSQENELKNIDQQLIDIENTQKNIFPLMLKMVESLEQLVKMDMPFLLEERTNRIEKLKTSLDKSDIKTAEKYRIILEAFKIEYDYSNNIETYQDKIDNKTYNFLRLGRTALYYQSLDLKEYGYWNKQTKSWVKIDNSDAKSNIRKGIKIAKKHQNVDLLNLPFLTKKGM, from the coding sequence ATGAATTGGCTTTTAAAAATTGGCTTTTTTTCAATTTTATCAATTTCATCAATAATGGCTGATGAAATTGATAAATCAATGAATATAATTGAAAAAACAAACAATAAATTGAAAACATACCAAAAAAAAATAGACAATCTTGATGAAAAAACTCAAGAGATATTAAGTGTATATAAATATACAAATGCCGAACTTAAAAATAGTAGAATCTACAACAATCAACTAAGAAAAATACTAAGTTCACAAGAAAATGAGTTAAAAAATATTGACCAACAATTAATTGATATAGAAAATACTCAAAAAAATATTTTTCCACTTATGCTAAAAATGGTAGAGAGTTTAGAACAACTTGTAAAAATGGATATGCCTTTTCTTTTAGAAGAAAGAACAAATAGAATAGAAAAATTAAAAACAAGTTTAGATAAATCTGATATTAAAACAGCAGAGAAATATAGAATTATTTTAGAAGCATTTAAAATTGAGTATGACTACTCAAATAATATAGAAACTTATCAAGATAAAATTGATAATAAAACATATAACTTTTTAAGATTAGGAAGAACTGCATTATATTATCAAAGTTTAGACTTAAAAGAGTATGGATACTGGAATAAGCAAACTAAATCTTGGGTAAAAATAGATAATAGTGATGCAAAATCAAATATAAGAAAAGGTATTAAAATCGCTAAAAAACATCAAAATGTTGATTTATTAAACCTTCCATTTCTAACTAAGAAAGGTATGTAA
- a CDS encoding helix-turn-helix transcriptional regulator, with amino-acid sequence MNKVNHNNLIEISKKINNPFSRETLLTNIKHNYGNGVFLWHDFGNGIASSSCDYKLNDDYNIYLSSNIAGAVLIFNLSNNIKYFFKGNKEFILKKNSFFIGLSSDDFSVEMHLKKNRQCKAITIGIKELLFLQLAKKLENLSEIMQETKAVNHFIIEGGYIDSYQFELLSYFENKTINENSLSNLHLESMALNLSHYTINKIINKCTNSEDFDMEKIESLKKAKQIIISQYSKPLSIKDIANKAATNECYLKKDFKQYYGTTIYKMLQKRRLEVAKELLEENFSVKETCLKVGYKHIGHFSKLFLNHFKISPSEYRKKSNSF; translated from the coding sequence ATGAATAAAGTAAATCATAATAATTTAATAGAAATTAGCAAAAAAATCAATAATCCTTTTTCAAGAGAGACTTTATTGACAAATATAAAGCACAATTATGGAAATGGAGTTTTTCTTTGGCACGATTTTGGAAATGGTATAGCTAGTTCTTCATGTGATTACAAACTAAATGATGATTATAATATTTATCTTTCTTCAAATATTGCAGGAGCGGTATTGATTTTTAATTTATCAAATAATATAAAATATTTTTTCAAAGGTAATAAAGAGTTTATACTAAAAAAGAACTCATTTTTTATTGGTCTTTCCTCAGATGATTTTTCTGTAGAGATGCATCTAAAGAAAAACAGACAGTGTAAAGCAATAACGATTGGAATAAAAGAGCTTCTTTTTCTACAACTAGCAAAGAAACTAGAAAATTTAAGTGAAATAATGCAAGAGACTAAAGCAGTTAATCACTTTATTATTGAAGGTGGATATATTGATTCTTATCAGTTTGAGTTATTGTCTTACTTTGAAAATAAAACAATCAATGAAAATAGTCTATCTAATCTTCATCTTGAATCAATGGCACTAAACTTATCACATTACACTATAAATAAAATAATTAATAAATGTACCAATAGTGAGGATTTTGATATGGAAAAAATAGAATCACTTAAAAAAGCAAAGCAGATAATTATCTCACAATATTCAAAACCTTTAAGCATAAAAGATATCGCAAATAAAGCAGCAACAAATGAGTGTTATTTAAAAAAAGATTTTAAACAGTACTATGGCACAACTATATATAAAATGCTTCAAAAAAGAAGACTAGAAGTTGCAAAAGAGTTACTAGAAGAAAACTTTAGTGTAAAAGAAACATGCTTAAAAGTGGGATACAAACATATAGGTCACTTTAGTAAACTATTTTTAAATCACTTTAAAATAAGTCCTAGTGAATATAGAAAAAAAAGTAATAGTTTTTAA
- a CDS encoding energy transducer TonB codes for MRVIIAICLSFFISVGMFLLMQKMTTTQSDVVKKESNPIQLTYLRDKKDTHIEKKKRVKPKEPVKKVEPKKLDLKTNLNKKLDKNMKIKPLAVNPNIDISSINSLNGAQIELGSNLLDANMLTAITRVNPRYPRRAKIRRQEGFVQLAFKIDSSGFVSDVKVMKSDPEGVFERAAIKAMKRWRFKPSKDDVAGTFKNATITFNFRLAR; via the coding sequence ATGAGAGTTATCATAGCTATATGTTTATCTTTTTTTATTAGTGTTGGTATGTTTTTGCTTATGCAAAAAATGACAACTACACAAAGTGATGTAGTAAAAAAAGAGTCAAATCCTATACAGCTTACATATCTAAGAGATAAAAAAGATACGCATATTGAGAAGAAAAAAAGAGTTAAACCAAAAGAGCCTGTAAAAAAAGTAGAACCAAAAAAATTAGATTTAAAAACAAATCTAAACAAAAAACTTGATAAAAATATGAAGATCAAGCCATTGGCAGTTAATCCAAATATTGATATATCTTCAATTAACTCTTTAAATGGGGCGCAAATTGAGTTAGGTTCAAACCTTTTAGATGCAAATATGTTAACAGCAATTACAAGAGTAAATCCAAGGTACCCAAGAAGAGCTAAGATAAGAAGACAAGAGGGATTTGTACAACTTGCGTTTAAAATAGATTCAAGTGGATTCGTTTCAGATGTAAAAGTTATGAAATCAGATCCTGAAGGTGTATTTGAAAGAGCAGCAATAAAAGCTATGAAAAGATGGAGATTTAAACCATCAAAAGATGATGTTGCTGGAACTTTTAAAAATGCAACAATTACATTTAACTTTAGGTTGGCAAGATGA
- a CDS encoding MotA/TolQ/ExbB proton channel family protein — MIDIYIDNLFGFFERGGFVLYIVFGIALFLWALLVERYIYISFEYRKYKKSLLGDLKNSKVNQKFKEEIKKYIIEDSNTKLKTGLSFIKTLIIVCPLVGLLGTVTGMIEVFDVMALNGTSDVKSMANGVSMATIPTMAGMVVALSGILFEKKLELSIKYHTDKLYLEISKVL, encoded by the coding sequence ATGATTGATATATACATAGATAATCTATTTGGCTTCTTTGAAAGAGGTGGCTTTGTACTTTATATAGTGTTTGGTATTGCCCTATTTTTATGGGCACTACTAGTTGAGCGATATATTTACATAAGCTTTGAGTATAGAAAATACAAAAAAAGTTTATTAGGTGATTTAAAAAACTCAAAAGTGAATCAAAAATTTAAAGAAGAGATAAAAAAATACATAATTGAAGATTCAAATACAAAATTGAAAACAGGTCTTAGTTTTATAAAAACTTTAATTATAGTATGCCCACTTGTGGGACTTTTAGGAACTGTTACAGGGATGATTGAAGTATTTGATGTAATGGCATTAAATGGAACAAGTGATGTTAAATCTATGGCAAATGGTGTTTCAATGGCAACTATTCCAACAATGGCAGGAATGGTAGTTGCACTAAGTGGAATACTATTTGAAAAGAAATTAGAACTATCAATCAAATACCATACAGATAAATTATATTTAGAGATTTCAAAGGTTTTATAA
- a CDS encoding TonB-dependent siderophore receptor, protein MKTFGLPKKLSISLCTILLASSPLLANSKQTNKEETKKLNSVTIIGSETSNYLTKEKPSLNRTNIDIENSAKSIQVFNQDLIQDAQIQNIEDIIQMSSNTTYQGDSHGRTTQIGMRGFSSVPILFDSLKITNKIAHPEIFNLERVEVLKGPDSLQYGESSPGGLVNLVSKKPQKEASSEISLELTDNNSYTPKLDVTGSINEDGSLRYRLVSTLKYDEGYTNSNTDTNRVFLAPSIAYDFDENNTLTVLAEYTDETSASAFGTYVNSKGKLIAPLKNTISNPDEEFKKTQKIVGFDFDSSFDTWNSNLRYRYIDYIGDNGNVHMPQSFNEATNTVKRAYAYQKQEFQEHVLQYTLNKQVNILDFKNNISAGIDYNKAYSKLDMFFDPFAAYNIDISHPDYESLTDLSDHSGAMNMSNDKTYFKSWGTFLQDSINLTDDLIFSAGVRYSESKPQNGQRSDALTPSFGLVYKITPQTSIYTNYSESFNPNSANDIKGNILDPEEGKGYEIGVKQKLFNDNLHLTAAMFKIEKENIALSDPNDPTNQASIASGVQKSKGFEFDLSGQITSNWSIVASYGYTDTKNKDNNDNELRNIPKHTANIFTTYNLTSLNLPNMYIGGGARYLGSRYADDANKIKFDSEIIYNATLGYKKGNYRVNLSVQNLTDEKYVDGALSSNARGTRVYAGTARTVMASISYRF, encoded by the coding sequence ATGAAAACTTTTGGTTTACCAAAAAAGCTGTCAATATCTCTTTGTACTATTTTACTAGCAAGTTCACCCCTGCTTGCAAATAGTAAACAAACGAACAAAGAAGAGACAAAAAAACTAAATAGTGTTACTATTATAGGAAGTGAAACATCAAACTACTTAACAAAAGAGAAACCTTCTCTAAATAGAACAAATATAGATATAGAAAATAGTGCAAAATCTATTCAAGTATTTAATCAAGACTTAATCCAAGATGCACAAATTCAAAATATTGAAGATATTATACAAATGTCATCAAATACAACTTATCAAGGTGATAGTCATGGAAGAACTACTCAAATTGGGATGAGAGGATTTTCTAGTGTTCCAATTCTATTTGATAGTTTAAAAATCACTAATAAAATTGCTCACCCTGAGATATTTAATCTTGAAAGAGTTGAAGTTTTAAAAGGACCTGACTCTTTACAATATGGAGAGTCAAGTCCTGGTGGATTAGTAAACTTAGTTAGTAAAAAACCACAAAAAGAGGCTTCTTCTGAAATATCTTTAGAACTTACAGACAATAACTCATATACACCAAAACTTGATGTAACAGGTAGTATAAATGAAGATGGTTCATTAAGATATAGATTGGTTTCTACACTTAAATATGATGAAGGATATACTAACTCAAATACAGATACAAATAGAGTTTTTCTTGCTCCTTCTATTGCATATGACTTTGATGAAAATAATACATTAACTGTTTTAGCAGAGTATACAGATGAAACTTCTGCATCTGCGTTTGGTACTTATGTTAATAGTAAGGGTAAACTTATCGCACCTTTAAAAAATACTATTTCTAACCCAGATGAAGAGTTTAAAAAGACTCAAAAAATAGTTGGTTTTGATTTTGATAGTAGTTTTGATACTTGGAACTCTAACTTAAGATATAGATATATAGATTATATAGGAGATAATGGAAATGTTCATATGCCACAAAGTTTCAATGAAGCTACAAATACAGTAAAAAGAGCATATGCATATCAAAAACAAGAGTTTCAAGAGCATGTATTACAATATACTTTAAATAAACAAGTAAATATCTTAGATTTTAAAAACAATATTAGTGCTGGAATTGATTATAATAAAGCTTATTCAAAACTAGATATGTTTTTTGACCCATTTGCTGCATATAATATAGATATTTCTCATCCTGATTATGAATCATTAACTGATTTATCAGATCACTCTGGTGCAATGAATATGTCAAATGATAAAACATATTTTAAATCATGGGGAACATTTTTACAAGATAGCATAAATCTTACAGATGATTTAATCTTTAGTGCTGGTGTTAGATATAGTGAATCAAAACCACAAAATGGGCAAAGAAGTGATGCCTTAACACCATCTTTTGGATTAGTTTATAAAATCACACCTCAAACTTCTATTTATACAAACTATTCTGAGTCTTTTAATCCAAATAGCGCAAATGATATTAAAGGAAACATTCTTGACCCTGAAGAGGGTAAAGGATATGAAATAGGAGTTAAACAAAAACTATTTAATGATAATCTTCATCTTACTGCTGCAATGTTTAAAATAGAAAAAGAGAATATTGCTTTAAGTGATCCAAATGATCCAACAAACCAAGCCTCTATTGCAAGTGGGGTACAAAAAAGTAAAGGTTTTGAGTTTGACTTATCAGGACAAATTACTTCAAACTGGTCAATTGTTGCATCATATGGATATACAGATACAAAAAACAAAGATAACAATGATAATGAATTAAGAAATATACCAAAACATACAGCAAATATATTTACTACATATAATTTAACTTCATTAAATCTTCCAAATATGTATATTGGAGGTGGAGCTAGGTATTTAGGAAGTAGATATGCAGATGATGCAAATAAAATAAAATTTGACTCAGAAATTATCTACAATGCAACACTTGGTTATAAAAAAGGCAATTACAGAGTAAATTTAAGTGTTCAAAATTTAACTGATGAAAAATATGTTGATGGTGCTTTATCAAGTAATGCTAGAGGAACAAGAGTTTATGCAGGAACTGCTAGAACAGTTATGGCTAGTATTAGCTATAGATTTTAA